A genomic segment from Brevundimonas sp. SORGH_AS_0993 encodes:
- a CDS encoding RNA polymerase sigma factor, whose translation MDGVRTGAFGMRAAGDRARWLAREILPHERSLRSWLGRRMPATDVDDIVQEAYAILVGIASVDHIQSPKNYLFQTARSLVLQRARRERVVRFEALGPSDFEAVSDSASPEDVSLLRDELRRADRLLAAMPCRVREAFMLRRVEALSQREIARRMQVSENTVEKHIGKALKIIMQAVSAQGDGGNAGLHVSTEEEDTRRRPNGGVTGNRRGSSGE comes from the coding sequence ATGGATGGCGTACGCACGGGGGCGTTCGGCATGAGGGCGGCAGGAGATCGGGCACGCTGGTTGGCGCGAGAAATCCTGCCCCACGAACGCAGCCTGCGCTCCTGGCTCGGCAGACGCATGCCCGCCACCGACGTCGATGACATTGTGCAGGAGGCCTATGCCATACTCGTCGGCATCGCCTCCGTCGATCATATCCAGAGCCCCAAGAACTATCTCTTTCAGACCGCACGGTCACTTGTGCTTCAACGCGCGCGCCGGGAGCGGGTCGTCCGCTTCGAGGCCTTGGGACCCAGCGACTTCGAGGCTGTGTCCGACAGCGCATCACCGGAAGACGTGTCGCTCCTGCGCGACGAACTGCGTCGTGCGGACCGCCTTCTGGCGGCCATGCCGTGCCGGGTCCGCGAAGCCTTCATGCTGCGCCGCGTCGAGGCTCTGAGCCAGCGCGAGATCGCACGACGGATGCAGGTGTCCGAAAACACGGTCGAAAAGCACATCGGCAAGGCGCTCAAAATCATCATGCAGGCCGTAAGTGCGCAGGGCGATGGCGGAAACGCGGGCCTTCACGTATCTACGGAAGAAGAAGACACCCGTCGTCGGCCGAATGGCGGTGTTACTGGGAACCGGCGCGGAAGTTCAGGCGAATGA
- a CDS encoding helix-turn-helix transcriptional regulator, whose amino-acid sequence MGTHIRTYSRTTREALILMGGQIRLARKQRKMSEADLAGRIGISRSTLQLIEKGHAKVEIGLVFEAATLVGVPLFVSEPSRLTAQIERIEDKLALLPQAVRRRRSEVKDDF is encoded by the coding sequence ATGGGAACGCATATTCGCACCTATTCGCGCACGACCCGGGAGGCGCTCATCCTGATGGGAGGGCAAATCCGTCTGGCGCGTAAACAGCGCAAGATGTCCGAGGCCGATCTGGCGGGGCGCATCGGCATCTCGCGCAGCACGCTACAACTGATCGAAAAAGGTCATGCGAAGGTGGAGATCGGTCTGGTGTTCGAAGCCGCGACGCTCGTGGGCGTGCCGCTGTTCGTCTCCGAGCCGTCTCGGCTCACCGCCCAGATCGAGCGGATAGAGGACAAGTTGGCCTTGTTGCCCCAGGCCGTTCGCCGGCGCCGCTCGGAGGTGAAGGATGACTTCTGA
- a CDS encoding type II toxin-antitoxin system HipA family toxin gives MTSEPKPAGQGRPADEAYVWIWLPGAVEPVVAGRIAPEGSLYAFNYGRSYLERADAVPIYLPELPLGRGAITPTPPLDMASCLRDGAPDAWGRRVIINRLTGLGGAAAQNVEFDELTFMLHSGSDRIGALDFQASAERYVAREPENATLEELLEAAERVERGEPVPPALDRALFHGSSIGGARPKALIQDGDTRFIAKFSATNDTYAVVKAEYVAMRLASQVGLQVAPVRLAKANGKDVLLVQRFDREYREGAWRRRGMVSALTMLGLSEMQARYASYIELAEIVRARFTDAQATLRELFARMVFNVLTGNSDDHARNHAAFWDGANLTLTPAYDLCPQARTGRETNQAMAVHGEDRRSLLENCRLSASSFLLGDADARDVIASQIAGIRAGWGEVCEEAELSEVDRTFLWRRQFLNDYAFEDYADGAPDDL, from the coding sequence ATGACTTCTGAACCGAAGCCTGCCGGACAAGGGCGCCCGGCGGATGAAGCCTATGTATGGATATGGTTGCCCGGAGCGGTCGAGCCGGTCGTGGCTGGCCGGATCGCGCCGGAAGGCAGTCTATATGCCTTCAACTATGGCCGTTCCTACCTGGAGCGGGCCGACGCAGTCCCGATCTATCTGCCCGAGCTTCCCCTTGGGCGGGGTGCGATCACGCCCACGCCGCCGCTCGACATGGCCAGTTGCCTGCGCGACGGGGCGCCTGATGCCTGGGGACGGCGCGTCATCATCAATCGCCTGACCGGGCTTGGCGGCGCCGCGGCGCAGAACGTCGAGTTCGACGAACTGACCTTCATGCTCCACTCCGGTTCCGACCGGATCGGCGCGCTCGATTTCCAGGCGTCGGCGGAGCGCTATGTCGCGCGCGAGCCGGAGAATGCGACGCTTGAGGAACTGCTTGAGGCCGCCGAGCGGGTCGAACGGGGAGAGCCCGTTCCGCCCGCACTCGACAGGGCGCTGTTCCACGGCAGTTCGATCGGCGGCGCACGGCCCAAGGCGTTGATCCAGGACGGCGACACTAGGTTCATCGCCAAGTTCTCGGCGACCAACGACACCTATGCGGTCGTGAAGGCCGAATATGTCGCGATGCGTCTGGCCTCGCAGGTGGGATTGCAGGTCGCGCCGGTGCGACTGGCCAAGGCGAACGGCAAGGACGTCTTGCTTGTGCAGCGCTTCGATCGCGAATATCGCGAGGGCGCCTGGCGACGTCGCGGCATGGTCTCCGCCCTGACCATGCTCGGCCTCAGCGAGATGCAGGCGCGTTACGCCAGCTATATCGAGCTGGCCGAGATCGTGCGTGCGCGCTTCACCGATGCGCAAGCGACCCTGCGCGAACTTTTCGCGCGCATGGTGTTCAATGTGCTGACCGGCAACAGCGACGATCACGCCCGCAACCATGCCGCCTTCTGGGACGGCGCGAATCTGACTCTAACCCCCGCCTATGACCTCTGCCCGCAGGCCCGAACCGGCCGCGAGACGAACCAGGCGATGGCGGTTCATGGTGAGGATCGCCGTAGCCTGCTGGAGAATTGCCGACTCTCGGCTTCGTCTTTCCTGCTGGGTGATGCGGACGCACGCGATGTGATTGCGAGCCAGATCGCGGGCATTCGGGCCGGGTGGGGCGAGGTTTGTGAAGAGGCGGAGTTGAGCGAGGTCGACCGGACGTTCCTATGGCGACGGCAGTTTCTCAATGACTATGCGTTCGAGGACTATGCCGACGGCGCTCCAGACGATTTGTGA